Genomic DNA from Acuticoccus sp. MNP-M23:
GTGGCTCTGGTGCTCGCCGTCGTCTCTGCGGTTCTGGCCGTGATGTCGGCGCAGGAGCCTTCGGTGCATGCGGCCTATGTGGGCTTCACGGCGGGCATCGGGCTTTGGGCCGTGTTCGAGATCTGCTTCCTCACCGGCGCGATCCTCGGGATCGACCAGGCGCCCGCGTCGGACCGGATCGGCGCCCGCGCCTGGTCGGCGCTGAAGGCGATTGTCTGGCATGAGGCGGCCCTTGTGGGCACCCTCCTCGTTCTGGTCGTGGCAACCGGCGGCAATCCCAATCCGACGGCGGCTGCGACATTTGGCGCACTCTGGGTGATGCGCGCCAGTTCCAAGATCAACCTCTTTCTCGGTGTGCGAAACCTTTGCACCGAGTTTCTGCCGGCCGGTGTTCAGCACCTGTCACAACACTTTCGCAAACGCGACATGAACCCTTTCTTCCCGTTCACAGTAGTTTGCGCAACCATCGCTGCGGCTCTTCTTCTACGCAGCGGTCTCAATCCGGTGACAAGCCCGGATCAAGCTACAGCCGCGATCCTGATTGCAACCCTCGTCAGCCTCGGCGTTGCCGAGCACTGGCTCATGCTGACGCCCCTGTCTGCGCTCGACCTCTGGTCGGCGGACAGGCGCGCCGGCAAGGGCGCTATGCAGTCGCGGCAGGTTGGCGCGATCCGGACTTTCGGTTAATTAGAGAAAAGACAAGGACGGGGACAAATGGACTACGAAACCCATTTCGCGAACAGCCTGGACGAGCTGCGCAACGAAGGCCGCTACCGTGTGTTCGCCGACATTGAACGGCACCGTGGCAATTTCCCCCGTGCGATACGCCACACCGATGGCGCAGGCGCCAAGGACGTCACCGTC
This window encodes:
- the puhE gene encoding putative photosynthetic complex assembly protein PuhE; this encodes MNLAFAAIYVLAVWYSTTQVLLWMVRGMPKPALNAVALVLAVVSAVLAVMSAQEPSVHAAYVGFTAGIGLWAVFEICFLTGAILGIDQAPASDRIGARAWSALKAIVWHEAALVGTLLVLVVATGGNPNPTAAATFGALWVMRASSKINLFLGVRNLCTEFLPAGVQHLSQHFRKRDMNPFFPFTVVCATIAAALLLRSGLNPVTSPDQATAAILIATLVSLGVAEHWLMLTPLSALDLWSADRRAGKGAMQSRQVGAIRTFG